From Paraburkholderia flava, a single genomic window includes:
- the flgF gene encoding flagellar basal-body rod protein FlgF: protein MDRLIYTAMTGATQALEQQAVVANNLANASTTGFRAQLATFRAVPMNFGDGTQGGTDTTRTFVLASTPGADYTPGPLQRTGNPLDVAVQGPGWLAVQTADGNEAYTRAGNLHVDQNGQLVNASNLPVIGNGGPLSVPPGAEVTIGKDGTVSALVPGDPPTAIAVVDQLKLVNPDPSALQRGDDGLFHTVDGNPADADPNVVLAPESLEGSNVNPVAAMVSMITNARQFQMQTKLLESADTNEQAANQLLNFS, encoded by the coding sequence ATGGACCGCCTGATCTATACCGCGATGACGGGTGCCACGCAGGCACTCGAACAGCAGGCCGTGGTCGCGAACAACCTCGCGAACGCATCGACGACGGGTTTCCGCGCGCAGCTGGCCACCTTTCGCGCCGTGCCGATGAACTTCGGCGACGGCACGCAGGGCGGCACGGACACGACCCGTACGTTCGTGCTCGCGTCGACGCCGGGCGCGGACTACACGCCGGGTCCGCTGCAACGCACGGGCAATCCGCTCGACGTCGCGGTGCAGGGTCCGGGCTGGCTGGCCGTGCAGACCGCCGACGGCAACGAGGCGTACACGCGCGCCGGCAACCTGCACGTCGACCAGAACGGCCAGCTCGTCAACGCTTCGAACCTGCCGGTGATCGGCAACGGTGGCCCGCTGTCGGTGCCGCCGGGCGCGGAAGTGACGATCGGCAAGGACGGTACGGTGTCCGCGCTGGTGCCGGGCGACCCGCCGACTGCAATCGCCGTCGTCGATCAGTTGAAGCTCGTGAACCCCGATCCGTCCGCATTGCAACGGGGCGACGACGGTCTCTTTCACACGGTCGACGGCAATCCGGCGGACGCGGATCCGAACGTCGTGCTCGCGCCGGAATCGCTCGAAGGCAGCAACGTGAACCCGGTTGCGGCGATGGTCTCGATGATCACCAACGCACGCCAGTTCCAGATGCAGACGAAGCTGCTCGAATCCGCCGATACGAACGAGCAGGCCGCGAACCAGCTGCTCAACTTCAGCTGA
- a CDS encoding type II toxin-antitoxin system HicA family toxin translates to MKSADVVKLLESDGWFIVRISGSHHHFRHLVRPGLVTVPHPKKDLPVGTLNSILRQAGFK, encoded by the coding sequence GTGAAAAGTGCCGATGTCGTCAAGCTGCTCGAAAGCGATGGATGGTTCATCGTGAGAATCTCGGGTAGCCATCATCACTTCAGGCACCTGGTGAGGCCTGGCCTCGTCACGGTCCCTCATCCGAAGAAGGATCTTCCTGTCGGCACGCTCAACAGTATCCTCAGACAGGCTGGCTTCAAATGA
- a CDS encoding type II toxin-antitoxin system HicB family antitoxin codes for MKNLTFPIAIEPGDDGHAFGVVVPDIPGCVSAGDTLDEAYANVKEAIEAHLGTLVDEGMPLPVRRPIEEHRRNPHYDKWIWGIVTVRHIAVLRKAVRINISLPEVLVNDIDRYATERGMSRSAFLALAAEHEME; via the coding sequence ATGAAAAATCTGACCTTTCCGATCGCGATCGAACCCGGCGATGACGGGCATGCATTCGGTGTCGTGGTCCCCGATATTCCGGGCTGTGTGTCGGCCGGCGATACGCTCGATGAAGCGTACGCGAACGTGAAGGAAGCGATCGAAGCCCATCTGGGTACGCTGGTCGACGAAGGTATGCCGCTGCCCGTTCGGCGTCCGATCGAAGAACACCGTCGCAACCCGCACTACGACAAATGGATCTGGGGCATCGTCACGGTCCGGCATATCGCCGTGCTGAGAAAAGCCGTGCGTATCAACATCTCGTTGCCCGAGGTGCTCGTCAACGACATCGACCGTTATGCGACCGAACGCGGCATGTCGCGCTCGGCGTTTCTCGCGCTCGCGGCCGAGCACGAGATGGAATAG
- the flgC gene encoding flagellar basal body rod protein FlgC: MPSLMNIFNVAGSAMSAQSQRLNVTASNLANADSTTGPDGQPYKAKQVVFAVDPLGGARTASGQQVGGVQVTGVIDDPSPMKTAYDPGNPAANADGYVTLPNVDPVEEMVNMISASRSYQANVETLNTAKQLMLKTLTIGT, encoded by the coding sequence ATGCCATCCCTGATGAACATCTTCAACGTCGCGGGCTCGGCGATGTCCGCCCAGTCGCAGCGGCTCAACGTCACGGCGTCGAATCTCGCGAACGCGGACAGCACGACCGGCCCCGACGGCCAGCCGTACAAGGCGAAGCAGGTCGTGTTCGCGGTCGATCCGCTCGGCGGCGCGCGCACCGCATCCGGCCAGCAGGTCGGCGGCGTGCAGGTGACCGGCGTGATCGACGATCCGTCGCCGATGAAAACTGCCTACGACCCGGGCAACCCGGCCGCCAACGCCGACGGCTACGTAACGCTGCCGAACGTGGACCCGGTCGAAGAAATGGTCAACATGATTTCGGCGTCGCGCTCGTACCAGGCCAACGTCGAGACGCTCAACACCGCGAAACAGCTGATGCTGAAGACGCTCACGATCGGTACCTGA
- a CDS encoding MinD/ParA family protein: protein MDKVVPDQAEGLRRLLSRSGARVIAVTGGSPRAGCTTTVVNLAAALAGQGKDVLVIDEQPGVGSVSATLGVGGTRGAGGADSFAALARGEVSFERAVARHPLGFAVLAASRANRERCTPAQLATLLQGPADVVLIDAQLDRNGALSTLAMHAHDVLIVTRVAAQAITDAYACMKRLHYEHAIAQFRVLVNHVQSVADARIAFENLAGVAGRYLSVALEAVGCIAADARIVRALELSRCVVDAFPSTPAARGYRYLAAELQYWPMRPAMSSRAPRTANAAVTAAHRADQPSAQHA, encoded by the coding sequence TTGGATAAGGTCGTACCCGACCAGGCAGAAGGACTGCGCCGGCTGCTGTCACGCAGCGGCGCGCGCGTGATCGCGGTAACGGGCGGTTCGCCGCGCGCGGGCTGCACGACGACTGTCGTGAACCTCGCGGCGGCGCTCGCCGGGCAGGGCAAGGATGTGCTCGTGATCGACGAGCAGCCGGGCGTGGGATCGGTCAGTGCGACGCTCGGTGTGGGTGGTACGCGCGGTGCCGGCGGCGCGGATAGTTTCGCAGCGCTCGCGCGTGGCGAAGTGTCGTTCGAACGGGCGGTTGCGCGGCATCCGCTGGGTTTTGCGGTGCTGGCCGCGTCGCGGGCGAATCGCGAACGCTGCACGCCCGCGCAACTGGCGACATTGCTACAGGGTCCTGCCGACGTCGTGCTGATCGACGCGCAGCTTGATCGCAACGGCGCGCTGTCGACGCTCGCGATGCATGCGCACGACGTGCTGATCGTCACGCGCGTTGCAGCGCAGGCGATCACCGACGCGTACGCGTGCATGAAGCGTCTGCATTACGAGCATGCGATCGCGCAGTTCCGCGTGCTGGTGAATCACGTGCAGAGCGTCGCGGACGCACGGATCGCATTTGAAAATCTCGCGGGTGTCGCGGGACGGTATCTGTCGGTTGCGCTGGAGGCGGTGGGCTGTATCGCCGCCGATGCGCGGATCGTGCGGGCGCTGGAGTTGTCGCGCTGTGTCGTCGATGCGTTTCCGTCGACGCCGGCCGCGCGAGGCTATCGGTACCTCGCAGCTGAACTGCAGTACTGGCCGATGCGGCCAGCGATGTCGTCGCGTGCGCCGAGGACGGCGAACGCGGCCGTAACAGCGGCGCACCGCGCCGACCAACCGTCCGCGCAACACGCGTAG
- the flgG gene encoding flagellar basal-body rod protein FlgG, whose product MNRSLYIAATGMNAQQAQMDVISNNLANVSTNGFKGSRAVFEDLLYQTVRQPGANSTQQTELPSGIQLGTGVQQIATERLYTQGALSQTGNSKDVAINGQGFFQVQMPDGTLAYTRDGSFQTNQQGQLVTSSGYQVIPAITIPQNATGLTIGSDGTVSVTQAGSSNSVQIGAIQLVTFINPVGLDAKGENLFAETSSSGTPNVTQPGLNGAGSLNQGYVEGSNVNVVQELVNMIQTQRAYEINSKAVTTSDQMLQTLSQMPV is encoded by the coding sequence GTGAACCGCTCACTGTATATCGCCGCCACCGGCATGAACGCGCAGCAGGCGCAGATGGACGTGATCTCGAACAACCTCGCGAACGTCAGCACGAACGGCTTCAAGGGTTCGCGCGCCGTGTTCGAGGATCTGCTGTATCAGACCGTGCGGCAACCGGGCGCGAACTCGACGCAGCAGACCGAACTGCCGTCCGGCATCCAGCTCGGCACCGGCGTGCAGCAGATCGCGACCGAACGTCTGTACACGCAGGGCGCGCTGTCGCAGACCGGCAACTCGAAGGACGTGGCGATCAACGGGCAGGGCTTCTTCCAGGTGCAGATGCCCGACGGCACGCTCGCGTACACACGCGACGGTTCGTTCCAGACCAACCAGCAGGGGCAGCTCGTCACGTCGAGCGGTTATCAGGTGATCCCGGCGATCACGATCCCGCAGAACGCGACGGGTCTGACGATCGGCAGCGACGGCACGGTGTCGGTGACGCAGGCCGGGTCGAGCAACAGCGTGCAGATCGGCGCGATCCAGCTCGTCACGTTCATCAACCCGGTGGGCCTCGACGCGAAGGGCGAAAACCTGTTCGCGGAGACGTCGTCGTCGGGCACGCCGAACGTCACGCAGCCGGGACTGAACGGCGCGGGTTCGCTGAATCAGGGATACGTAGAAGGATCGAACGTCAACGTCGTGCAGGAACTGGTGAACATGATCCAGACGCAGCGCGCGTACGAAATCAACAGCAAGGCCGTGACCACGTCCGACCAGATGCTGCAGACGCTCAGCCAGATGCCAGTATAA
- a CDS encoding flagellar hook assembly protein FlgD — MTTQTTIGNNGTTVSPTLLDTMNGTSSSSSSSSTSSATSGSDLQNTFLQLLIAQMKNQDPTNPMDSSQMTSQLAEINTVTGISQLNTSLTSLATQLSASQQPQASLLIGSTVLTPGSTVSVASGKGTPFGLQFTSDASNVQVSVKNSAGQIVETINLGSVKAGSTPFSWTPSDASGTALPDGNYTISATGTVNGKAGTATTLSASTVASVVQQADGSTGLLLSNGSTIGLTQVGAIL, encoded by the coding sequence GTGACCACCCAGACCACTATCGGCAACAACGGCACGACCGTTTCGCCGACGTTGCTCGACACGATGAACGGCACGAGCAGCTCGAGCAGCAGTTCCAGCACGAGCAGCGCCACGTCGGGCAGCGATCTGCAGAACACATTCCTGCAGTTGCTGATCGCGCAGATGAAGAACCAGGATCCGACCAACCCGATGGACAGCTCGCAGATGACGTCGCAGCTCGCCGAGATCAACACGGTGACCGGCATCAGCCAGCTGAACACGTCGCTGACGTCGCTCGCGACGCAGCTGTCGGCGAGCCAGCAGCCGCAGGCGTCGCTGCTGATCGGTTCGACCGTGCTCACGCCGGGCAGCACCGTGTCGGTTGCGAGCGGCAAGGGCACGCCGTTCGGTCTGCAGTTCACGAGCGATGCGTCGAACGTGCAGGTGTCGGTGAAGAACTCGGCGGGGCAGATCGTCGAGACGATCAACCTCGGCAGCGTGAAGGCCGGCTCGACGCCGTTCTCGTGGACGCCGAGCGATGCGTCGGGCACCGCGCTGCCGGACGGCAACTACACGATTTCGGCGACCGGCACGGTCAACGGCAAGGCCGGCACGGCCACGACGCTGTCCGCGTCGACGGTGGCGAGCGTGGTCCAGCAGGCCGACGGTTCGACGGGCCTGCTGCTGTCCAACGGCAGCACGATCGGCCTCACGCAGGTCGGCGCGATTCTCTAA
- a CDS encoding flagella synthesis protein FlgN: protein MRDALLATLIDEHASVEVFASVLALEEQALTVAHPLELLPPIVEKKTELIEQLAALEQVRDARLAEMGFPAGTQGMTLAAEADKRIAAQWSLLQQAAQRAWSQNTTNGVLIRTRMDYNRRALEVLQVMPQNTGFYGPDGRIPAYGV, encoded by the coding sequence ATGAGAGACGCCCTGCTGGCCACCCTGATCGACGAGCATGCGAGCGTCGAAGTCTTCGCCTCAGTGCTCGCGCTCGAAGAGCAGGCACTGACGGTCGCGCATCCGCTCGAGCTGCTGCCGCCGATCGTCGAGAAGAAAACCGAGCTGATCGAACAGCTCGCCGCGCTCGAACAGGTGCGCGATGCGCGCCTCGCCGAGATGGGCTTTCCCGCCGGCACGCAAGGGATGACGCTCGCCGCCGAGGCCGACAAGCGCATCGCCGCGCAGTGGTCGCTGCTGCAGCAGGCCGCGCAGCGCGCGTGGAGCCAGAACACGACCAACGGCGTACTGATCCGCACGCGGATGGACTACAACCGCCGCGCGCTCGAAGTGCTTCAGGTGATGCCGCAGAACACCGGCTTCTACGGGCCGGACGGGCGGATTCCGGCATACGGGGTGTAA
- the flgM gene encoding flagellar biosynthesis anti-sigma factor FlgM: MKVDSTTSTSLQTLKDGLPRTQQNDAATTGTATQGTASAPQTASGDANVNLSGLSAHLRSLAASGAADIDMGHVESVRQAIKDGTLTIDSSKIADGVLQTARDLLQNKTPTSGS, encoded by the coding sequence GTGAAAGTCGATTCCACCACCAGCACCAGCTTGCAGACGTTGAAAGACGGTCTGCCGCGCACCCAGCAGAACGACGCTGCGACCACCGGCACAGCCACGCAGGGCACAGCATCTGCCCCGCAGACGGCGTCGGGCGACGCGAACGTGAACCTGTCGGGTTTGTCCGCACACCTGCGCAGCCTTGCGGCATCGGGCGCGGCGGATATCGATATGGGGCACGTCGAGTCGGTTCGTCAGGCGATCAAGGACGGCACGCTGACCATCGATTCGAGCAAGATCGCGGACGGCGTACTGCAGACCGCGCGCGACCTGCTGCAGAACAAGACACCGACGAGCGGCAGCTAA
- the flgB gene encoding flagellar basal body rod protein FlgB → MLDKLDAEFAFGRQALDVRAYRQELLSSNIANADTPGYKARDVDFATSLAGALKNSGGTPGASNAGPLAMTQPAGVTSGMSMVSTQPGHMTGTSRLVATGGPSDDYGTPQYRNPTQPSLDGNTVDLDTERVQFADNALHFESGMTVLSAQIKSMLSAITSGS, encoded by the coding sequence ATGCTGGACAAACTCGATGCCGAATTCGCCTTTGGACGCCAGGCGCTCGATGTGCGTGCGTACCGTCAGGAACTGCTGTCGTCGAACATCGCGAACGCCGACACGCCGGGCTACAAGGCTCGCGACGTCGACTTCGCGACGTCGCTGGCCGGCGCGCTGAAGAACAGCGGCGGCACGCCGGGCGCGTCGAACGCTGGGCCGCTCGCGATGACGCAGCCGGCCGGCGTGACGAGCGGCATGTCGATGGTGTCGACGCAGCCGGGTCACATGACCGGCACGTCGCGCCTCGTCGCAACCGGCGGTCCGAGCGACGACTACGGCACGCCGCAGTACCGCAATCCGACGCAGCCCTCGCTCGACGGCAACACGGTCGATCTCGACACCGAACGCGTGCAGTTCGCGGACAACGCGCTGCACTTCGAATCGGGGATGACGGTGCTGTCGGCGCAGATCAAGTCGATGCTGTCGGCGATCACGTCGGGCTCGTAA
- a CDS encoding RNA polymerase sigma factor FliA gives MYNAQGKISQADVLTKYAPLVRRLGLQLVAKMPASVDLDDLIQAGMIGLLDAASRYKEDQGAQFETYASQRIRGAMLDELRSNDWLPRSLRRTSREVETAVHRVEQRLGRPATEAEIAEHLKMPLDEYQSMLQDLHGSQLIYYEDFDRSAEDEPFLDRYCVDHSDPLSALLDDCLRSALVEAIDRLPEREKLLMSLYYERGMNLREIGAVMEVSESRVCQLHSQAVARLRTRLREMAWANAEAS, from the coding sequence ATGTACAACGCTCAGGGAAAGATCTCCCAGGCTGACGTTCTGACGAAGTACGCGCCGCTCGTGAGACGGCTCGGGCTCCAGCTCGTCGCGAAGATGCCGGCGAGCGTCGACCTCGACGATCTGATCCAGGCCGGCATGATCGGTCTGCTGGATGCGGCGAGTCGCTACAAGGAAGACCAGGGCGCGCAGTTCGAGACATACGCGAGCCAGCGCATTCGCGGCGCGATGCTCGACGAACTGCGCAGCAACGACTGGCTGCCGCGCAGCCTGCGCCGCACGTCGCGCGAAGTCGAAACGGCCGTGCATCGCGTCGAGCAGCGCCTCGGCCGCCCAGCCACCGAAGCCGAGATCGCCGAGCATCTGAAGATGCCGCTCGACGAATACCAGTCGATGCTGCAGGACCTGCACGGCAGCCAGCTGATCTACTACGAAGACTTCGATCGGTCCGCGGAAGACGAGCCGTTCCTCGACCGCTACTGCGTCGATCACTCGGACCCGCTGTCCGCACTGCTCGACGACTGCCTGCGCTCGGCGCTGGTCGAGGCGATCGACCGGCTGCCCGAACGCGAGAAGCTGCTGATGTCGCTGTACTACGAACGCGGGATGAACCTGCGCGAGATCGGTGCGGTGATGGAGGTGAGCGAATCGCGCGTGTGTCAGTTGCACAGCCAGGCGGTGGCACGGCTGCGTACGCGGTTGCGCGAGATGGCGTGGGCGAATGCGGAAGCGAGCTGA
- the flgA gene encoding flagellar basal body P-ring formation chaperone FlgA — protein sequence MSQSALAVRSRACRAARLLRIAALGLPLFVVAPSVAFAQDSGGPIVIPGPGEKNPAALAELANHMTSAAPAKTTASMPSSAALSAALGPSTPRSDDRFTQAANASGAIVIPGTGDVVAQATRVLPPAMPVAQVTRVAPTMPVAPVTPSAPAIRRVSFTPAAAEPPILPEPAGIVRANLAASSRDVMPVVVAPATAQPGVRAAPIAANPARAVLPVQVAALKPQPAALKQTAPVSQPVAATVNASPAGAPAMQDGETIRRAALAWLQQQAAGLPGKVEITVAPVFPRGLAACTTLSPFMPTGARLWGRTTVGVRCAGERPWTLYLQTKVSIHATYYLAARALAPGDVLTSADLVARDGDLTVLPMAIVTDPSQAVGAAALTRVAAGMPLRQDMLRSSASVSIGQTVRVVAQGQGFAISAEGSAMNNAGPGQQVRVKTASGQIISGIVKDGSTVEIQL from the coding sequence ATGTCCCAGTCCGCTCTCGCTGTCCGGTCCCGCGCATGTCGCGCGGCGCGGCTGCTGCGCATCGCGGCGCTGGGGTTACCGTTGTTCGTCGTCGCGCCTTCGGTTGCTTTTGCGCAGGACAGCGGCGGTCCGATCGTGATCCCCGGACCCGGTGAAAAGAATCCGGCCGCACTCGCCGAGCTGGCGAATCACATGACGAGCGCCGCACCCGCGAAGACGACGGCTTCGATGCCTTCTTCGGCTGCGCTTTCCGCTGCGCTCGGTCCGTCGACACCGCGTAGCGACGATCGCTTCACGCAAGCCGCGAATGCGAGCGGCGCGATCGTGATTCCGGGCACCGGCGATGTCGTGGCACAGGCAACGCGTGTGCTGCCGCCGGCAATGCCTGTGGCACAGGTAACGCGTGTGGCACCGACAATGCCCGTGGCACCGGTAACTCCCTCCGCACCCGCGATCCGCCGTGTGAGCTTCACACCAGCCGCTGCCGAACCGCCGATCCTTCCCGAACCTGCCGGCATCGTTCGCGCGAACCTGGCCGCCTCGTCGCGCGACGTGATGCCGGTCGTGGTCGCGCCGGCCACCGCACAACCCGGCGTGCGGGCCGCGCCGATCGCCGCGAACCCAGCGCGTGCGGTGCTACCTGTTCAAGTCGCCGCGCTGAAGCCGCAGCCCGCCGCGCTCAAACAAACCGCACCCGTGTCGCAACCCGTCGCGGCTACTGTCAACGCATCACCTGCCGGCGCACCCGCGATGCAGGACGGCGAAACGATCCGCCGCGCTGCGCTCGCGTGGTTGCAGCAGCAGGCAGCCGGACTGCCAGGCAAGGTCGAGATCACCGTCGCGCCGGTGTTTCCGCGCGGACTCGCCGCGTGCACAACGCTGTCGCCGTTCATGCCGACCGGCGCCCGGCTGTGGGGCCGCACGACCGTCGGCGTACGCTGTGCAGGCGAACGTCCGTGGACGCTTTATCTACAGACGAAGGTGTCGATCCACGCGACCTACTATCTGGCCGCGCGCGCGCTCGCGCCCGGCGACGTGCTGACCTCCGCCGATCTCGTCGCGCGCGACGGCGATCTCACCGTGCTGCCGATGGCGATCGTCACCGATCCGTCACAGGCCGTCGGAGCGGCAGCGCTGACGCGTGTCGCGGCGGGCATGCCGCTGCGTCAGGACATGCTGCGCAGCTCGGCATCGGTATCGATCGGACAGACGGTGCGGGTCGTCGCGCAGGGACAGGGTTTCGCGATCTCCGCCGAAGGCAGTGCGATGAACAACGCAGGGCCGGGCCAGCAGGTGCGGGTGAAGACCGCCAGCGGCCAGATCATCAGCGGAATCGTGAAAGACGGCTCCACGGTGGAGATCCAGCTGTGA
- the flgE gene encoding flagellar hook protein FlgE, with protein sequence MGYQQGLSGLAGASNDLDVIGNNIANANTVGFKQGQAQFADVYANSVATAVNTQIGLGTRLASVQQQFSQGQITVTNQALDVAINGNGFYQMSNNGSLTYSRNGVFQLDKNGFIVSSDGLQLMGYAANSNGVINTAQTVPLQIPTGNIPPVATKTITAGLNLNAQDTVPTVTPFDPTSNKTYSYSTSTNVYDSLGGSQQVNMYFVKSATGTWDVYAGTATGTTSKVGTATFDTSGNLTGTTDAAGAATTPPLTFNFTIPNADGSATPQALQLAIAGTTQFGSPDGVTKMLPDGNSAGTLTNFTVGTDGTLTGNYSNGATQALGQIVLANFANQNGLVNLGGNQYEATASSGVAQISTPGSTNHGTLQGGALENSNVDLTSELVDLITAQRNYQANAQTIKTQQTVDSTLINL encoded by the coding sequence ATGGGTTACCAACAAGGTTTGAGCGGGCTGGCAGGTGCATCGAACGATCTGGACGTGATCGGCAACAACATTGCGAACGCGAACACGGTCGGCTTCAAGCAGGGTCAGGCGCAGTTCGCCGATGTCTACGCGAACTCGGTCGCGACCGCGGTGAACACGCAGATCGGCCTCGGCACACGACTCGCGTCGGTGCAGCAGCAGTTCTCGCAAGGCCAGATCACGGTGACCAACCAGGCGCTCGACGTCGCGATCAACGGCAACGGTTTCTACCAGATGTCGAACAACGGCTCGCTCACGTATTCGCGCAACGGCGTGTTCCAGCTCGACAAGAACGGCTTCATCGTCAGCTCGGACGGCCTGCAACTGATGGGCTATGCAGCGAACTCGAACGGTGTCATCAACACCGCGCAGACCGTGCCGCTGCAGATCCCGACCGGCAACATTCCGCCGGTCGCGACGAAGACCATCACCGCCGGCCTGAACCTGAACGCACAGGACACGGTGCCGACCGTCACGCCGTTCGACCCGACCAGCAACAAGACCTACAGCTACTCGACGTCGACCAACGTGTACGACTCGCTCGGCGGCTCGCAGCAGGTCAACATGTATTTCGTGAAGTCGGCGACCGGCACGTGGGACGTGTACGCAGGCACGGCGACCGGCACGACGTCGAAGGTCGGCACCGCAACGTTCGACACGTCGGGCAATCTCACCGGCACGACCGACGCCGCCGGCGCCGCGACCACGCCGCCGCTCACGTTCAACTTCACGATTCCGAACGCCGACGGCTCGGCGACGCCGCAGGCGCTGCAACTCGCGATCGCCGGCACGACGCAGTTCGGCAGCCCCGACGGCGTGACCAAGATGCTGCCGGACGGCAACTCGGCCGGCACGCTGACCAACTTCACGGTCGGCACCGACGGCACGCTCACCGGCAACTATTCGAATGGCGCGACGCAGGCGCTCGGTCAGATCGTGCTCGCGAACTTCGCGAACCAGAACGGCCTTGTGAATCTCGGCGGCAACCAGTACGAAGCGACTGCGTCATCGGGCGTCGCGCAGATCTCGACGCCGGGCAGCACGAACCACGGCACGCTGCAGGGCGGTGCGCTCGAGAACTCGAACGTGGATCTGACGAGCGAACTGGTGGACCTGATCACCGCGCAGCGCAACTATCAGGCGAACGCGCAGACGATCAAGACACAGCAGACCGTCGACAGCACGCTGATCAACCTGTAA
- the flgH gene encoding flagellar basal body L-ring protein FlgH, producing MTFGGCALVPKQPITQQPMTAYPPVPPQAQTPGSIYNPGYAGRPLFEDQRPRNIGDILTIVIQENINATKSSGANTNRTTATDFSVPTAGFLGGLFGKANLAAKGDNTFNAAGGANASNTFNGTITVTVTNVLPNGNLAVSGEKQMLINQGNEFVRFSGVVNPNTISGLNAVFSTQVADAKIEYSAKGYINEAQSMGWLQRFFLNVAPW from the coding sequence ATGACGTTCGGCGGCTGCGCGCTCGTGCCGAAGCAGCCGATCACCCAGCAGCCGATGACGGCCTATCCGCCGGTGCCGCCGCAGGCGCAGACGCCGGGTTCGATCTACAACCCGGGCTACGCCGGCCGGCCGCTGTTCGAAGACCAGCGCCCGCGCAACATCGGCGACATCCTGACGATCGTGATCCAGGAGAACATCAACGCGACGAAGTCGTCGGGTGCGAATACCAACCGCACGACCGCAACCGATTTCAGCGTGCCGACCGCAGGCTTCCTCGGTGGACTGTTCGGCAAGGCGAACCTCGCGGCGAAGGGCGACAACACGTTCAACGCGGCAGGCGGCGCGAACGCGTCGAACACGTTCAACGGCACGATCACCGTCACGGTGACCAACGTGCTGCCGAACGGCAATCTCGCCGTGAGCGGCGAGAAGCAGATGCTGATCAACCAGGGCAACGAATTCGTCCGCTTCTCGGGCGTGGTCAATCCGAACACGATCTCCGGACTGAACGCGGTGTTCTCGACGCAGGTCGCGGACGCGAAGATCGAATACTCGGCGAAGGGCTACATCAACGAAGCGCAAAGCATGGGCTGGCTGCAGCGTTTCTTCCTTAACGTGGCGCCGTGGTAA